From the genome of Haloterrigena sp. KLK7, one region includes:
- a CDS encoding type 1 glutamine amidotransferase domain-containing protein: MVDIDVDGSELEDVTVAVFLAQEGTEEVEFVEPKDLVTDAGATVDVVGSETGEGQTVNNDLEESESYEIEKSFDEVSADDYDAVIVPGGTVGADTLRTRDEGVELLRTHVKADKPTAVICHGPWTLIEADVVDGRRLTSYHSLQTDVRNAGGEWVDEEVVVDDGLITSRNPDDLEAFCETLLEEFAQ; the protein is encoded by the coding sequence ATGGTAGACATCGACGTCGACGGCAGCGAACTCGAGGACGTCACGGTCGCAGTGTTCCTCGCACAGGAGGGCACCGAAGAGGTGGAGTTCGTCGAACCGAAGGACCTCGTCACCGACGCCGGCGCGACGGTCGACGTCGTCGGGAGCGAGACCGGCGAGGGACAGACGGTCAACAACGACTTAGAAGAGAGCGAGAGCTACGAGATCGAGAAGAGCTTCGACGAGGTTTCCGCGGACGACTACGACGCAGTGATCGTCCCCGGGGGAACCGTCGGCGCGGACACCCTCCGAACGCGGGACGAGGGCGTCGAACTCCTTCGAACCCACGTGAAAGCTGACAAGCCGACGGCCGTGATCTGCCACGGCCCGTGGACGCTGATCGAGGCCGACGTCGTGGACGGACGGCGGCTGACGTCCTACCACAGCCTCCAGACCGACGTCCGCAACGCCGGCGGCGAGTGGGTCGACGAGGAGGTCGTCGTCGACGACGGACTGATCACGAGCCGGAACCCGGACGACCTCGAGGCGTTCTGCGAGACGCTGCTCGAGGAGTTCGCGCAGTAG